The Pagrus major chromosome 10, Pma_NU_1.0 genome contains a region encoding:
- the otud4 gene encoding OTU domain-containing protein 4 — protein sequence MDGGGSVQSSEERGAEKLMDDYLKSIGLHRKKIAKDGSCLFRAVAEQVLHCQSLHTKVRAKCVEFLKQNRETYEAFIEGDFEDYLVKLQDPQQWVGEVEINALAVMYQRDFLIFQEAGKPAVNITDNNFKDKVRLCFLNGNHYDSVYPISHVKDAALCQSILYELLYDGVFKVDRSTLSSCQRGGRSSDLLTDDGMNACGSSDESDLDAGEPLWIENGTTNTRHNRGRGRGRYLPERVKRSLNPTLFRNIEYDVWHKSKRAQQKMDYCIAAGMQFTVGDRCQVRLDGRSYNATVKEVPPNSSSVTVYIEELGRKQVPLWNLRPPKDENSWSTVVNRDKRLSNGHGEWEERGKGRGRGKHVPASSSVSQATAPGSSGRVQKQHSWPPQATVEEQGGVKANRPDRALKSVSSVEAMFGLTPKQRSAREQEEMDMALVEIQLRDEHSFPALGAQGVQGDGKKKVGEKKRSQRNKTKSPVEDVRAPSPSAGERPKSSTPPLADSAAAAAAPPTNTTTPTNPTPPAAAPSVTSDSSPACLSSLKASTANAHMSAATTTAAAPSCAAPTAKTSAPSSAAGAPPGSPPPAAAAPSSKPSVKGGAVPPSVPSSASLFSFLTPALPAASSPPTPGILSSSSPPPSSSASPPPSSSLPPPTFIAPIAPSPAEAQGILPRSSPPVSALRHSPSPPSSSTSSLLRHAAHEAPPVSAPTLNSLTNTGVTSAASQTLQSQASLSQIHPQVSQSETQTHPPLPPNQPSMPQIQNEVQTSLHQTQASVSHLQAQYLPQSQSEVTQVPSSHPPPVLTSVQPQPSLPHPHLHAPPPQPPHPSQVPHPSLSLSASPLPSLQPQNTQNQTELPPTQPQPDSPPPLPPQQSHPPHPSHHPHLQSAAPPHPQSIPGAVPLQQLSQLYQDPLYPGFPQGEKGEVVPTPPMSSSKSGDDLPQDVNILRFFFNLGVKSYSMPMFPPYIYLLPLQQAHAVHPKFPSRSPSPAPAPHYPPSNRPPSHQEAYPQYPPTSSSVALQYDHQAPLTEPSHPSETSYNQAGYPVTQSPHQRMPCPSLSWQHHQMPPARNPNFTVGYPAPSPPYPVHQPLSQGYHPGQGSGHPMYPASVSPYPPSSLGYQSSPAHEELQVSQGAMEQRQPTNGDTVPGQGSRRVPGPSAANIANANNNRAVVVPGYALTKEQGESLPGAVLLVDPPLNNTPILVSNPGIKDVPVSMTTMKTSSTPGSPLSYDIISKTTFPSDNNPTRGYRGHQKLLPSNKMVSLGAPEPGHAGYLSTAAMAEPLSVGCSTEDDWDEQPGYKPPPQSHRGQRRNHRGGGGGGGGGRGRGGNDPGRGPYRRRNGADAGGGYGYVQYNSSYRGRGRERGY from the exons GTGcggttgtgttttctgaacgGGAATCACTACGACAGCGTTTATCCCATCAGCCACGTGAAGGACGCTGCTCTCTGCCAGT CCATCTTGTACGAGCTGCTGTACGACGGCGTGTTCAAAGTCGACCGGAGCACTCTGAGTTCGTGCCAGCGCGGCGGCCGGTCGTCAGACCTCCTGACCGACGACGGCATGAACGCCTGTGGCAGCAGCGACGAGTCCGACCTGGACGCTGGCGAGCCGCTCTG GATAGAAAATGGAACGACGAATACGAGACACAAcagg ggccgCGGGCGTGGCCGATATCTACCTGAGAGGGTGAAGCGTTCACTGAACCCGACTCTGTTCAGGAACATAGAGTACGACGTCTGGCACAAGTCCAAGAGAG CTCAGCAGAAGATGGATTACTGCATCGCTGCTGGGATGCAGTTCACTGTAGGAGACcgctgtcag GTTCGTCTCGATGGACGGAGCTACAACGCGACCGTCAAGGAGGTGCCTCCCAACAGCAGCTCAGTGACAGTTTACATAGAAGAGCTGGGCAGGAA acaggTCCCTCTGTGGAACCTTCGTCCTCCCAAAGACGAGAACAGCTGGAGCACTGTGGTCAACCGAGACAAGAGGCTCAGCAACGGACATGGAG AGTGGGAGGAGAGGGGTAAGGGCAGAGGCAGGGGGAAGCACGTCCCAGCATCCTCCTCCGTCTCCCAGGCAACAGCGCCAGGCTCCAGTGGGCGTGTGCAGAAGCAGCACTCGTGGCCCCCGCAGGCCACCGTAGAGGAGCAGGGAGGGGTGAAAGCCAACAGGCCCGACAG AGCCTTGAAGTCCGTGAGCTCGGTGGAGGCGATGTTCGGTCTGACGCCGAAGCAGCGTTCTgccagagagcaggaggagatggacaTGGCGCTGGTGGAGATCCAGCTGAGAGACGAGCACAGCTTCCCCGCCCTCGGC GCTCAGGGGGTGCAGGGAGATGGGAAGAAGAAAgtaggagagaagaagagatctCAGAGGAACAAGACG AAGAGTCCAGTGGAAGATGTCAGAGCACCGTCGCCCTCTGCTGGAGAAAGACCCAAATCCTCCACCCCACCACTGGcagactctgctgctgctgctgctgcacctcctACCAACACTACTACACCCACCAACCCCacccctcctgctgctgctccgtctGTAACCTCTGACTCCAGTCCTGCCTGTCTGAGCTCGCTCAAGGCCTCGACGGCCAACGCACACATGTCCGCTGCTACCACCACCGCTGCTGCTCCATCCTGTGCTGCCCCGACTGCTAAAACAAGCGCACCCTCTTCAGCAGCTGGAGCTCCACCcggttctcctcctcctgctgctgctgccccgAGCTCCAAACCCTCTGTGAAAGGAGGAGCTGTTCCTCCCTCCGTCCCCTCCTCcgcctctctcttctccttcctcaccCCTGCCCTCCCCGCTGCTTCATCACCCCCAACCCCCGGcatcctctcctcatcctctcctcccccctcatcGTCTGCCTCACCCCCTCCGTCTTCTTCACTACCACCTCCCACTTTCATCGCTCCCATTGCTCCCTCTCCCGCTGAGGCTCAGGGCATCCTCCCCCGCTCCTCCCCGCCCGTCTCCGCTCTCCGTCACTCCCCCAGtccgccctcctcctccacctcctcgctGCTCCGTCATGCTGCTCACGAGGCTCCACCAGTTTCAGCACCTACTCTGA aTTCTTTGACAAATACTGGAGTTACCTCAGCTGCATCTCAGACCCTCCAGAGTCAGGCCTCCCTGTCCCAGATTCATCCTCAGGTGTCCCAGAGTGAGACCCAGACCCACCCCCCTCTGCCCCCAAACCAACCATCGATGCCCCAGATCCAGAATGAGGTCCAGACCTCCCTCCATCAGACCCAGGCCTCTGTGTCCCACCTCCAGGCCCAGTACCTCCCTCAGTCCCAGTCTGAGGTGACCCAGGTCCCATCCTCTCACCCACCTCCTGTCCTTACCTCTGTGCAGCCCCAACCGTCTCTCCCCCATCCTCACCTCCACGCCCCCCCACCCCAGCCTCCTCACCCCTCCCAAGTCCcacatccctccctctctctctccgcctcCCCTCTACCCTCCCTCCAGCCCCAGAACACCCAGAATCAAACCGAGCTCCCTCCCACTCAGCCTCAGCCCGACTCtccgcctcctcttcctccccagcagtctcaccctcctcacccttcTCATCATCCCCACTTACagtctgcagctcctcctcaccCCCAGTCCATCCCAGGAGCTgttcctctgcagcagctgtcccAGCTCTACCAGGACCCCCTGTACCCCGGATTCCCACAGGGGGAGAAGGGCGAAGTGGTTCCGACTCCACCCATGTCCTCCAGCAAGTCGGGGGACGACCTGCCGCAAG ATGTCAACATCTTGAGGTTTTTCTTCAACTTGGGTGTCAAG TCCTACTCCATGCCCATGTTCCCTCCCTACATATACCTCCTCCCGCTCCAGCAGGCCCACGCCGTGCACCCCAAGTTCCCCTCCCGCTCCCCCTCCCCTGCTCCTGCCCCCCACTACCCTCCCTCTAACCGCCCCCCCAGTCACCAGGAGGCCTACCCCCAGTACCCTCCCACTTCATCGTCTGTGGCGCTTCAGTACGACCACCAAGCCCCCCTCACTGAACCCAGCCATCCCAGTGAAACCTCTTACAACCAGGCCGGGTACCCCGTCACCCAGTCTCCACACCAAAGGATGCCCTGCCCCTCGCTGTCATGGCAACATCACCAGATGCCCCCAGCAAGAAACCCCAACTTTACAGTTGGATATCCGGCCCCAAGTCCACCATACCCGGTACATCAACCCTTGTCTCAGGGCTACCACCCGGGTCAAGGCTCGGGACATCCAATGTACCCTGCGAGCGTGTCTCCGTACCCGCCGTCCTCGTTGGGATATCAGTCTTCACCTGCCCATGAAGAGCTCCAGGTGAGTCAGGGGGCGATGGAGCAGCGTCAGCCCACCAACGGAGACACTGTTCCTGGGCAAGGGTCCCGCCGAGTCCCAGGTCCttctgctgctaacattgctaatgctaacaacaacagagcagtggTGGTCCCTGGTTATG CCCTCACgaaggagcagggagagagttTGCCTGGAGCAGTGCTGCTGGTGGACCCGCCACTCAACAACACTCCCATA ctGGTCTCAAACCCCGGCATCAAGGATGTTCCTGTCTCCATGACAACCATGAAGACCAGCAGCACTCCTGGCTCTCCATTATCTTATGACATCATCTCCAAGACGACCTTCCCCAGTGATAACAACCCCACACGTGGTTACCGAGGCCACCAAAAACTACTTCCCTCCAACAAGATGGTCTCACTGGGGGCGCCAGAGCCCGGCCACGCGGGTTACCTGTCGACCGCTGCCATGGCAGAGCCGCTGTCTGTCGGCTGCAGCACAGAGGACGACTGGGACGAGCAGCCGGGATATAAACCGCCACCGCAGAGCCACAGAGGGCAGAGGAGgaaccacagaggaggaggaggaggaggaggaggtgggagagggaggggaggcaaTGATCCAGGAAGAGGGCCATACAGGAGGAGAAATGGAGCAGATGCAGGGGGGGGGTATGGCTACGTCCAGTATAACTCCTCCTACAGGGGGAGGGGCCGCGAGAGAGGATACTAA